atgcagatatatatataaagcttGTATCTTCAGTTATGGGGCTGCTACTCATGCTTGTTGGTTTGTTAAGTTGTAGAAGTAAAACAGCATACATAGATAGGATGCATCGTATTGTCATTTATGCAGAGGGAATAAGTTGGAGTTTAGAAGGTAAAACCTTGATTGAATGAATTCTGATATGTTATGCGGTGATCTTGTTTGTTTGAACTTCGTTGCTGGGGTGAGGAACTAGATGAATAAGGGGGAATATTTAAGGGAGTAGGATGAACATGTTAAGGTAAGAAGCGtgggtgaaggagtcaaaaATGGTAGGGAGCGTGCAAAAGAGTGAGCACGCGTGGTGGTTGAAGGAGTCAAAGAGTGGGCGCATGGTGGTCTGCTGTACTTGGCAGCAATTGGGCttctctttttaaaaaaaatgaatcttgggcttaattattaacaaggaactagggcccaaaataatatttgtcGAGGCCCAAcacattcaaaataattaaagcctaacttagacttaaattaaatcatgtagtattaaaaataatattagcatatagaattaatcacattcatataattcaatttatgcaatgcacataaattcaaaagactaaattttataaaagcttttgaaaataattttgttggaataaactcattttcatttctccggCATAAAGCATcttaatctaagttcaaaataattctaaatttaatataaataggcggggtgttacattcctccctccttataaaaatttcgtcctcgaaattgcatatctgggtTATCTAGTTTGGATACTAGACTTTCATTCCACTCAACTCTTGTGCGGCACTAAATCATATACGTACTTAATTCCCTAACAGCGCGACATCGTTTAGCAAACTAGAAAATTTTCCTCAAACTCCGGTACGTCGTTATGTCGTGGAAACTTGTCTCGTCCtctcctgaagattgaagaggGATCTTTCTCTTGTTAAAAGTATCGTGGCGCTGACTTGAGTAAGTCAACCAATTTCGAGGATTGCGTCAATTTCTATCATAGAAATAACATGTAAGTATGTCTAAATGTTTCGGCGCCTATATCGAGCTCTGAGTTCGCGGTGACGTCCTTAGTAGCAGTCTTTCATCGTCAGTTGTACTAACTTCTAACGTTGTTACTGATGATTGTAGCGTAAATTCTAATTTCTTACAAGCAGCATATGAAATGGAAGAATAGGATACTCCAATATTGACTAGAGTTATAATCGACACGTCGAAAACATTATggtacctgccaggtttccgtGATCTCCCGCTGCTTGGTGTTGGTTAATGGCATAGGCCCTAGCGTATTGTGGTTGCCCCTGATTTCCTCTAGGACCTTGGTTTTGTCGCTGTTGGTTCCCGGGATTTTGTTGTTGTGGTGCTCTTCCTCCCTTCTTTGGACACGTCGAGACATAATGCCCGGCCTCCCCGCAGTTATAGCAGACGTTCATTCCTTTCAGACATTCTCCCGGGTGGAGTTTTTGACACTTTGGGCAAGGAGTTTGAACCATTGCTTGAGGTTGTGGATTTTGATGTTGGTTCTGATTTTGATTCGCcacccatggtttcttcccatttccaatGTTTCCACCAGTtccttcattccattttctctttcccttACTACCATCTTGAGATGGTACAAATCCAGACTGCTCGAGGGATTTTCCTTTTTCCCTAGGCAACAATGACTCAATAGTAAGAGCCCTGCTCAATGTCTGCGCGTATGTGAGACCTCCTTGACTTGCTAGGGAAATCGCTATCTC
The genomic region above belongs to Salvia miltiorrhiza cultivar Shanhuang (shh) chromosome 5, IMPLAD_Smil_shh, whole genome shotgun sequence and contains:
- the LOC131026001 gene encoding uncharacterized protein LOC131026001: MEGAPRGRGRGRGRGRGRGRGFVPEEPIPQVAPNRTAEEKFRKEKPPTFDGLGEPADAEKWVRAIERIFNYIRCDDEDKVACATYQLVDEADFWWESVRRTMTDEQWENFTWEEFKAELYEKYIPGCYRQKKQNEFWNLRQKTGTVTEYDRAFNQLSRYAPTLVDSDEKRAEKFRNGLRHEIAISLASQGGLTYAQTLSRALTIESLLPREKGKSLEQSGFVPSQDGSKGKRKWNEGTGGNIGNGKKPWVANQNQNQHQNPQPQAMVQTPCPKCQKLHPGECLKGMNVCYNCGEAGHYVSTCPKKGGRAPQQQNPGNQQRQNQGPRGNQGQPQYARAYAINQHQAAGDHGNLAGTIMFSTCRL